In Pseudochaenichthys georgianus chromosome 6, fPseGeo1.2, whole genome shotgun sequence, a single window of DNA contains:
- the LOC117448544 gene encoding transmembrane emp24 domain-containing protein 6-like, whose protein sequence is MLFITALLLALISQSVWGRKSEPSLHDSDVGLFRGSDKYDFAVEVAAAGEECFWHFAHQSGSFYLSYLVQWVTGIAIDHRLFVTVNSPQGDLMVSENAPVGRMNFQTEVTGFYRMCLGNHNHFGAIRVFVNFGVIYEGFEETKMETEEGEIVLNNTLAGIEESVQKLQNQIFHMWRHYNFARMRKGKDHYLLQSIFNYVTWWSATQSLVIIVSGYLQLFAIKRLFKTNSGGPRC, encoded by the exons ATGTTGTTCATCACTGCTCTTCTGTTAGCCTTGATCTCTCAGAGTGTCTGGGGCAGGAAGTCAGAGCCGTCGCTCCATGACTCCGACGTAGGGTTATTCAGAGGGTCCGACAAATATGACTTTGCTGTGGAAGTTGCTGCTGCAGGAGAGGAGTGTTTCTGGCACTTTGCACACCAGAGTGGAAGCTTCTACCTGTCCTACCTG GTGCAGTGGGTGACGGGGATAGCCATCGATCACCGGCTGTTTGTGACGGTAAACTCACCGCAGGGCGACCTCATGGTTTCTGAAAACGCCCCCGTCGGTCGAATGAACTTCCAGACCGAGGTGACAG GTTTTTACCGGATGTGTCTCGGGAACCACAACCATTTCGGAGCCATCAGGGTGTTCGTGAACTTTGGCGTCATCTACGAAGGCTTCGAGGAGACGAAGATGGAGACGGAGGAAGGGGAAATAGTCCTCAACAACACTTTGGCCGGTATTGAG GAGAGTGTGCAGAAGCTCCAGAATCAGATCTTCCACATGTGGCGTCATTACAACTTCGCCCGCATGAGGAAAGGGAAAGACCACTACCTCCTGCAGTCCATCTTCAACTACGTCACCTGGTGGTCGGCGACACAAAGCCTCGTCATCATCGTTTCTGGATATCTGCAGCTCTTCGCCATCAAAAGACTCTTCAAAACGAACTCCGGCGGACCGAGATGCTGA
- the LOC117447577 gene encoding gastrula zinc finger protein XlCGF57.1-like, which yields MSKVETLRAFVNERLAAAAEEIFELFERTIAEELESTLKENRRQQKLLDALLNPEVRLYRTDTQQQECSLSVVEEDPEPPHIKEEEDELWSSLQIEQEVADTYLPFTSVKSEEEDEEKAQSSSPLHEIKTENNREVEKTETDEEECEGSDPDDPLQPATQYTSSHSEYETDDSRNWEKRQDNEVPGSGIEGEHGCARSFVHEGNLQKHTGETLYSCTFCDFTSAKRSGLTKHLKVHSEAKPQSCSVCQQTFKRRGELVSHMRIHSGEKPFSCPVCGKGFAYKSILNRHYTVHTGERRVSCSVCSKTFATGDNLRTHHLIHHTGEKPFSCPVCGKGFAYKSILNRHYNVHTGERRVSCSVCSKTFATVGNLRTHLVLHTGEKPFSCTVCDKSFTYKSILIQHIHLHTGLKEFSCSVCSKTFATRGNLTQHSAVHSGEKPFSCTLCGKSFNQRSNLRKHLVVHSGVKPFSCTLCSKSFPHKSSLKNHLIVHTGEKPFSCSLCGKHFAQMTNLTQHSIVHSGQKPFSCTVCGKGFTHSSNLRQHAYVHAEEKPYSCSVCKTGFTRVFKLNKHKCAGERSKIE from the exons atgtctaaagTTGAAACGCTGAGAGCTTTTGTCAACGAGCGGCTCGCTGCAGCTGCTGAGGAGATATTCGAGCTGTTTGAGAGGACGATAGCAGAGGAACTGGAGTCAACTTTAAAGGAGAATCGGCGACAACAGAAGCTACTGGACGCCCTTTTGAACCCAGAAGTCCGGCTATACAGAACAG ATACCCAGCAGCAGGAGTGTAGCCTCAGTGTTGTagaggaggacccagagcccccccaCATTAAAGAGGAAGAGGATGAACTCTGGTCCAGTCTGCAGATAGAGCAGGAGGTGGCTGATACTTACCTCCCTTTCACttctgtgaagagtgaagaagAGGATGAAGAGAAGGCTCAGTCCTCCTCACCGCTTCATGAAATCAAGACTGAGAATAACCGAGAGGTAGAGAAAACAGAAACTGATGAAGAGGAGTGTGAAGGATCAGATCCAGATGATCCTTTACAACCAGCTACTCAATACACAAGTTCACACTCTGAGTACGAGACTGACGACAGTAGAAATTGGGAGAAACGGCAAGACAATGAAGTACCCGGAAGTGGCATTGAGGGTGAACATGGGTGTGCTAGAAGCTTTGTGCATGAGGGGAATCTGCAGAAACACACTGGAGAGACACTTTATAGTTGCACCTTCTGTGATTTCACATCTGCGAAAAGGTCAGGTTTGACCAAACACCTCAAAGTTCATAGTGAAGCAAAACCTCAAAGCTGCTCAGTTtgtcaacaaacatttaaaaggaGAGGTGAGTTGGTGTCGCACATGAGAATCCACTCAGGGGAGAAACCATTCAGTTGTCCTGTTTGTGGTAAAGGTTTCGCATACAAGTCTATTCTGAATAGACACTATACTGTCCACACAGGGGAGAGACGAGTCAGCTGCTCAGTTTGTAGTAAAACATTTGCAACAGGAGACAATTTGAGAACACACCACCTGATCCATCACACTGGGGAGAAACCATTCAGTTGTCCTGTTTGTGGTAAAGGTTTCGCATACAAGTCTATTCTGAATAGACACTATAATGTCCACACAGGGGAGAGACGAGTCAGCTGCTCAGTTTGTAGTAAAACATTTGCAACAGTAGGCAATCTGAGAACACACCTGGTCCTCCACACTGGGGAGAAACCATTCAGTTGCACAGTTTGTGATAAAAGTTTCACATACAAGTCAATTCtgattcaacacatccacctcCACACAGGGTTGAAAGAATTCAGCTGTTCAGTTTGTAGTAAAACATTCGCAACACGTGGCAATCTGACACAACACTCAGCTGTCCACTCCGGGGAGAAACCGTTCAGTTGTACGCTTTGTGGTAAATCCTTCAACCAAAGATCAAATCTGAGAAAACACTTGGTTGTCCACTCGGGGGTGAAACCGTTCAGTTGTACGCTTTGTAGTAAATCCTTCCCCCACAAATCAAGTCTGAAAAACCACTTGATTGTCCACACAGGGGAGAAACCATTCAGTTGTTCACTTTGTGGAAAACACTTTGCACAAATGACAAATCTGACACAACACTCAATTGTCCACTCCGGCCAGAAACCATTCAGTTGTACGGTTTGTGGTAAAGGCTTCACCCACAGTTCCAATCTGAGACAACACGCATATGTCCACGCCGAGGAGAAACCATACAGCTGCTCAGTTTGCAAGACAGGTTTCACTCGGGTgttcaaattaaataaacacaagTGTGCTGGTGAGAGAAGCAAAATAGAGTAA
- the LOC117447575 gene encoding oocyte zinc finger protein XlCOF6-like, which translates to MSKVETLRAFVNERLAAAAEEIFELFERTIAEELESTLKENRRQQKLLYALLNPEVRLYRTDTQQQECSLSVVEEDPEPPHLKEEEEELWSSLQIEQEVADTYLPFTSVKSEEEDEEKVQSSSPLHEIKTENNREVEKTETDEEECEGSDPDDPLLPATQYTSSHSEYETDDSRNGEKRQDNEVPGSGIEGDDGCARSFVHEGNLQKHTGETLYSCTFCDFTSAKRSCLTKHLKVHSEAKPQSCSVCQQTFKRRGELVSHMRIHSGEKPFSCPVCGKGFAYKSILNRHYTVHTGERRVSCSVCSKTFATRYNLRIHHQLLHTGEKPFSCPVCGKGFAYKSILNRHYTVHTGERRVSCSVCSKTFATVGNLRTHLVLHTGEKPFKCKVCGKRFADRSNLNRHSTIHDGKKPFSCPVCGKGFTYKSMLNQHVHLHTGEKEFSCSVCSKTFATRGNLTQHSTVHSGEKPFSCTLCSKSFNQRSNLRKHLIVHSGVKPFSCTLCSKSFPHKSSLKKHLIVHTGEKPFSCSICGKHFAQMTNLTQHSILHSGQKPFSCTVCGKGFSQRSHLRQHAYVHAEEKPYSCSVCKRGFTWVFKLNKHKCAGERSKIE; encoded by the coding sequence ATACCCAGCAGCAGGAGTGTAGCCTCAGTGTTGTagaggaggacccagagcccccccaccttaaagaagaagaggaggaactCTGGTCCAGTCTGCAGATAGAGCAGGAGGTGGCTGATACTTACCTCCCTTTCACttctgtgaagagtgaagaagAGGATGAAGAGAAGGTTCAGTCCTCCTCACCGCTTCATGAAATCAAGACTGAGAATAACCGAGAGGTAGAGAAAACAGAAACTGATGAAGAGGAGTGTGAAGGATCAGATCCAGATGATCCTTTACTACCAGCTACTCAATACACAAGTTCACACTCTGAGTACGAGACTGACGACAGTAGAAATGGGGAGAAACGGCAAGATAATGAAGTACCCGGAAGTGGCATTGAGGGGGATGATGGGTGTGCTAGAAGCTTTGTGCATGAGGGGAATCTGCAGAAACACACTGGAGAGACACTGTATAGTTGCACCTTCTGTGATTTCACATCTGCGAAAAGGTCATGTTTGACCAAACACCTCAAAGTTCATAGTGAAGCAAAACCTCAAAGCTGCTCAGTTtgtcaacaaacatttaaaaggaGAGGTGAGTTGGTGtcccacatgagaatccactcAGGGGAGAAACCATTCAGTTGTCCTGTTTGTGGTAAAGGTTTCGCATACAAGTCTATTCTGAATAGACACTATACTGTCCACACAGGGGAGAGACGAGTCAGCTGCTCAGTTTGTAGTAAAACATTTGCAACAAGATACAATCTGAGAATACACCACCAGCTCCTCCACACAGGGGAGAAACCATTCAGTTGTCCTGTTTGTGGTAAAGGTTTCGCATACAAGTCTATTCTGAATAGACACTATACTGTCCACACAGGGGAGAGACGAGTCAGCTGCTCAGTTTGTAGTAAAACATTTGCAACAGTAGGCAATCTGAGAACACACCTGGTCCTCCACACTGGGGAGAAACCATTCAAGTGTAAGGTTTGTGGTAAAAGATTCGCCGACAGGTCGAATCTGAATAGACACTCAACTATCCACGATGGGAAAAAACCATTCAGTTGTCCTGTTTGTGGTAAAGGTTTCACATACAAGTCAATGCTGAATCAACACGTCCACCTCCACACAGGGGAGAAAGAATTCAGCTGTTCAGTTTGTAGTAAAACATTCGCAACACGTGGCAATCTGACACAACACTCAACTGTCCACTCCGGGGAGAAACCGTTCAGTTGTACGCTTTGTAGTAAATCCTTCAACCAAAGATCAAATCTGAGAAAACACTTGATTGTCCACTCGGGGGTGAAACCGTTTAGTTGTACGCTTTGTAGTAAATCCTTCCCCCACAAATCAAGTCTGAAAAAACACTTGATTGTCCACACGGGGGAGAAACCATTCAGTTGTTCAATTTGTGGAAAACACTTTGCACAAATGACAAATCTGACACAACACTCAATTCTCCACTCCGGCCAGAAACCATTCAGTTGTACGGTTTGTGGTAAAGGCTTCTCCCAGAGGTCACATCTGAGACAACACGCATATGTCCACGCCGAGGAGAAACCATACAGCTGCTCAGTTTGCAAGAGAGGTTTCACTTGggtattcaaattaaataaacacaagTGTGCTGGTGAGAGAAGCAAAATAGAGTGA